In Zingiber officinale cultivar Zhangliang chromosome 9B, Zo_v1.1, whole genome shotgun sequence, the genomic window aaatcctgtgcatcattcaagaaccaaacacattgaaattagacatcactttatcagggatcatgtcactaaaggagatattgaactcaaatacattgagccCAAGtctaacttagctgacatattcactaaacctcttcctgaaagtgaatttagtaacttacgtCGGCagttaggaatgtgcttaatagactaggactcttacttttaaaattgttttcaaaattttatttaaaattttagggTCAAACTTTTTATTTTCCAAACTTccctattttttagatttttaaattaattctagccttagtctagatcaaacccttagaaagcatgctactataggtctagaacttgacaagcatctcacaaacatactAGGACTACCTTATTTgtgaaaggggtgagatgtataggcatattgcctggacttaagatgcttatatctgtgcattaacataagtttgggcgttaaatactaaACTAATATTAATCATGTTAAGTTATTCATCTTAATCAAACACCAACTGAATACattaacttaacctgactaaccaagtgaaaactgctatcttttggtagttagtaagtaactaatggttagacaactatgttattttaaaagtaatgtaaggtttagggggagaattattattgaaaatattttacaaaactttatttcaaaaattattaaaatgaaaaaaatagcttcaaaaattattaaaaactttaagatttcaaaatcttacttaaagttttaccattctatttttgaaaacctctcttatatttttttaaaaaataacaataataaaataaataaataaaaataataataataaaataaataaataaaaataataataataaaaaatcattttcaaagtaTCCCTTGTTTTCAAAATCCACCCTTATCATCTTATTTTTGAAAGTCTTATATTTTTAAcaagatatttttgaaattatccttttttttttaaattcaatttttgaaagtgtttttcaaatgatttgaaaaatgttttaaaggTTTTCAAAATTCACTTTCATTTTTTTATATACCTTTAATTGTCTAACTCTTTctaacatttttaaattttatattctttgAAAAGATAGTACATTTTGTAAATTATGGAAACTATTTTTTACAAAAACTTTATTTGAattcttgaaaattaaacttctccATTAATCCTGACAAATTTTTTGTTAAactttttctctttcctttactTAGCTATTTTTCTTAAAGCTGTTTATGCTTGTTGTTTTTTTGATGaatatcaaagggggagggttaggtggattaagttaggTGAAACATCAaacatcaaacatcaaaataacactaacttaaaccatatcctatttatttatattttcactaacttaactcaggttgtcattgcatcaaaaagggaaaaattattggtgcagttagcacaaACGGTCTAACTtatgttttgataaatgacaatgtaggttaagttagtttcgttgtgatctaacactttgattgagtgtgcaggagaagtccagctaggtcgacgggccggccggatagctggcacgaagcccaactaggtcgatgggccgatcggatagctggcacgaagtccagacaggtcaatgGGCTGatcgaatgtctggcacgaagtccagctaggtcgacgggctgacctaatcgctgacacgaagtctagacaagttgacgggctgaccggatgtctggcaggtaagttaaggtaagttactggaggggagtgacttggtgaagaCGCGTTCCCAGTTTGAGGGAACAAtatgcgtcgatccaacttaaaaccatttcgggaatctaagttgagatcgtgactagattccggtttcggtgagacagaatctaattactactttataattgtgctaacactttgttttgcagggtagtataaattTCATTTGCCTCGGATtaatattttcttgtaaaaaaTTGAGTTGCTGGAAAAtagtggtccaagcgcccggactccgagcgcctggaagggatccgggcgcccggagcttcctatataaggaggtcacCACCTGGAGCAAAGGACAACAACTTCTGCTACGATTGCTCTCGTGCGCGCTGCTTCCAAGAGGCTCTTGCTACGCTGTGAAACTTCTCCGACAACCAACAATTTAGTCTTTACTCTCTTGTTGTCGGTAATTTAATTTTGCAAATTTCTGTACTCATTTTGTAAACAtcttttcgaattattagtgattgttcaacgaaagcactcaacgagtacgagccttggagtaggagtcgacgaaggctccgaaccaaataaaattgatttGTGTTAGCATTATATCTTTCGTATTTCCGTTGTGTACTCCACTcgatttaattatgaatttcaCGAGCCAACATATATGAACTCTTTAAATAATTtactttagatttaatttaatgatTCCTATTTCTCTATATTAGATTTCTCCTTGACTTAAACTTTTAGATTCAATTTAGTTCAACTTAAATTTAATCCCTACAAGATAAGAGTGTATAATTATAAATAGGAATtcataaaaataggaaaaaaataaaacaaaactcaTAATATAAATCCAACTCAACAAACATGTTAAGAATcaacaattaattatataaaagaattaaaacatgaaaattaaaattagaattatatGACAAAATGATAATTATCAGCAtagttaaaaagagattttttatTATTTCCGTTGCAGCTGAATGaggttttctttttaaaaaaaagtacgaatttcaaataaaaaaagaaaacaaatattttttacaaaaaaattgagAATCACCTTTATCTCGTTCATTTTGATCTTACGTACAAAGGGGGCATTGTCACTTATTTGTTGGAATTTTCTCTCTGTATTTAGACAACATGACATGTTAGAAAGcttttttataatgatttttttttttttgtgtgtgaaaTACTTAAAGCTAAATTGTTATAAACTCACTGTCTAGTTGGATTTAGGTTTTTAGACAACATGGCAGGGTTCATTTAGATATCACCAAGCTTTTAATTCAAatatatttgattatttaaattttatattttaattcttttttgattgattgataatttgatattttaaatttatttgttagttctaaaagtttttatttatttatttataaatttaataagaattttattgatgaatataattcaaaaatattattaatggatattattataatatatctACAGACCAGTCAtaatatatatattcaaatttaTTCCCAATCTGTATTTCTTtatcaacttaattaaacttgtattaaattttattaaaattattttaacctatttgaaattattttgatattgttGTAGCAATTATATCCatatgataagataagatattatttttatattttttaaaaaaaagttatgtTATTGACAAAGATATAACAAGGAAGCTTTTTGATTTTCCTCGCATACGTTTCATGTGCACGTGGGCCTGGACCTGTGTCCTTCTCGGTCCGTTTCGAGGCCCGAATATTCATTGCGATTTGGCTCGCATACACTCGCAGCCACCGGCGAGCAGACTCCACCTTGCTTTTCCTCCACCGCCGCATCGCCAGCTTCCTCCGCTTTTTCCCCTACTACCCGTCGGCACCCTGATGGCCGAAGATCCAACCAAGGCGGCGAAGGAGGTGTACTCCGTGTGGGCCCTTCCGCCGGATGACGTCAGGGACCGGATCAAGCGCATCATGGCTGCCCTCCGCTCCGAGTTCGGCGGCCCTGCGTTCGAGCCCCACATCACCGTCGTCGGCGCCATCTCCCTCGCCCCCGACGATGCCCTCTGCAGGTTCCGATCCGCCTGCGCCGCTCTCTCTCGTTACCCTGCCCGTGTCTCCGCCGCCGCCCGCGGCACCTTCTTCTACCAGTGCGTCTTTCTCCTCGTCGACCCTACCCCCGAGGCACGCCCTTACTATCCAAATCCCTCATTTTCCCCCCTTCAGATACCACCTCAAAACCTTAACTGGATTTCTTCTTTTGTTTGCTATTGACAAGGTGGTCGCGACCAAATCCCACTCCTGCATCCACTTCAGATACGAGAATTCAACGCGTAAGCTTACCAATTTCACTCAAAATTTGTTCTCTTCCTGGAGATTGTTGGACTTCTGATTGCCCTTCGGATCGCAGCGTATATGCCGCATTTGAGTCTCTTGTACGCGGATCTGCCGGACGAGGTGAAGGAGAAGGCTCGGTTGAGGGTGGAAGAGCTGGACAAGGAGATCACCGGCATCAACTTCGAGGTCGCAGCGCTCGCGCTCTACAGGACGGACACGGAAGACAAGAGCTTGGAATCGTGGGAGCCAGTGGAGGTCTACCAGCTGCCCCCAAATCCCAAGTAAACTCCTCCGTTCCATTTCACTCATAAACGGTTCTTAGTATGCATACAATCTGCTCGACCAATGGCCACAATGAACTGCAATAAGCTTTTGAATACTTTCTGCAATGCTTCTACCCAAAATACTTATTTGTTACTGAATTTCTAAATCTGTTTGGCGATAACAATGCTATAAAATTGCAATCTATAAATCTGTTTGGGTCACAATAAATGAACAAATCAACAGTAAGTATACGGTTTGTAGATTTTCTTTTGAGACAAGCAGATATTCTAAAATGAGAGCTTATGTTGATAATTCAATAATGCCATCTCAATATTTATGGACATTCAACTTTTTGATTGTACAATGCAATGGGCATCAACCAATCTGATAGTGGCAATCCATGTATCAGTGAACATCTACAATTCCTGGTGAATTTGTTGCCCTCGTGACCAACTATTGAAGGGCATTGCTGCTGAGACCTTTTGATCGCCAGTTGACTAAGGAAGAATTTGtttcttcttttattttgtatggaAGTTTATgaccctgaaaaatcttatccagtCCCCCAAGAGAAATAGTAGGTGTTGAGAAGGAAAAAGAGCATCTTAAGACTTGAAATGTATGGAAACAGTTGGAAAGAGgacaaaataagaataaaagtaAACAGGATACTGAAAACCCAATTGAATTAGATTGAATGACCTCAAAACGTTCAACTAAGGAcaaatcttattcttttattcttcAATTAGAGAGCAAAATGTATAGGTGGTATTTAAAAACACCTCATAATAGAGAAGGCAAAATTCTGACAGATCAACAATCTGTCTGTCTTTTTCTTGCATTTAAGGATAGAGAACACCTTAGATAACTAAATCAGCAGAAAAAACTTGTCATTTGAGAAGTGAAAACCCAATCCGTAATCTACAATCATATttgctaaataaaatttcttcaatataaATAGCATGGTGAGAAATAGAATAAAAATATTGATTCAATTGTTAGTCATAGGAGTATATGACTGGCTGTATGTGACAATTGTTGGCCAAGAAGAACAATAAAAAGGTAATTGCTCAAAATATTTGTTTACAGATAACATCGTCTTCTAGgaaattattggattaagtcctaACTTCTAAGCATCCTCAGCCATTCAGTGATCATCCATCTTCATATGATCTACATGAAGACAACACAAAATTGCCGGAAGGCCCGGAAATGATAGAACAAATATATATGAACATTCTTCGAATCTCTTGCCCTCATGCTTAGCTGTTCTCTGCACTGTTTCTTGCGCAAAGTTTTGTTGCTTGACTATGAACTTAATTTCCAGGTATATGACCTACAATCTATGGTTGCTTTTGAATTATTGCTTTTGAAATCAACTCATATAGTCTGAATCAGTTCTCCAAATTGATGTTTTAAAAGTCGAATAAGTGTTTTGGAAGTTTGCTATGGCCATTGACTGGATTACTGAGCAATTTAATTGGTAAGTGCCTGTCAAACTGACCATTAATGAAGACTTTCATATCCAATCTTGTCAATGCCTGATAGGATTAGCCATTGTTGCATCTTTATTAGTTTAGAATCATAAAGGAAGTAATAATAACATTAATCATGCCATATCACTCTGCTTGCTCTGCCCTATAAATATATCACCTCCTCTGCTACTCAAATTAAAGAAGCAATTTAGATATGGAGGAGTTAAATGAATCAGAGGTGATGTGGCCGGACGATGACCGCCGGACCAATGTGGTGGTCGcagattggttttggtcttccttcCCTGGTGCACCCAAGGACATCACAAACACTAGCaatgaagagaaggagaagaggtggGTGCCTCCACATTGTTGAGGAGGTGTGTAGACGGCGGGGGATGGAAGGGAGGGCAGCAATGTCGGTGTGCTCTGGGCGGGGACAAACGCTGAAAGGCCGCGACCTCTGTGACTTCCGGGACTATGTACTCTGGTTGACTGGCTTCTTGGAGCGATGATAGATGGATGAGAGTTTGATATTCTGCAGTAATTATAAGAGATCTCTCTTCTCTTTGGATTAGGGAAAAAGTTCAAGAGTGTTCATAATGAACATTTGATAAGAAAATCTCCTGTTTTGTAGAATTTAACCAGACAAATGAACCAGCAATTGTTGTCCGTTCAAATGAACAAGTAGTTTGCTGGCAATTGCCATAAAACAGTGCACCAAAAATTAGGTCATTACTCATCAGAAACACCATAAAGGTTGACTTATAATGCAGTAAATGAGTCTTAAATGGCTCATTGGAGTCGTCTCTGTCTTGATTGTTCATTCAGCAAGTGCGTGCCACAGTCTCCTTCCACAAAGTTGATAAAACTTGTCATAGAAGATGGAATAATGATCAATTCGGATAGGCAGGAAATCAGGAgtactttttttttaaagttaatattattaaaaggcacttctctttttaaaattatcaaaatatatatatatatatatatatatatatatatatatatatatatatatatatatatatataattttctatCTAAAATATCCTTTGCTCCACTATAAAATTATATTCAATAACATCACTTTAGAGCTGCTTTTTCTCAAATTAGTTCAGAGCAGTTTGATCAAAACAACTTTAAGTAGAGTAATTTTGACGAAAATAGTTCTAGCTAGTGGTggcaattcggttcgggttcAAGTTAACGGGTTGGCGGATTGGCAAATGATAACATGAACCTGACCTGATTATTAATTCGGGTCAaactattcaacctgaacctgatctaTTTATTTGCACCTGACCCAAATCcgacccgtttaacccgtttgacctgaacatgatatcattaaagaaattttgtatattaaattaaaaataatatttatctacacaaattgaaaatccatatcataaatgataagccaTGGTAATATTACAATCAATAGCATATCTCTATATTTAtagttttaactttttaaaatttgtaattttagtttaaatttataattatttataaacgggtTCGTGGATTGtaattgggtcatttcaggttgacccgaacccgacctgtttattaattgggtcaattGGGTCGATCCAATTTTGACCCGAATCTGAAACTACCCAATTCTAACATGATTTTTTCGTATTCGATTCGGATCGTATTTTCGTGTCGGATCAAAAATTATCACCCCTAGTTCTAGCATAGTATAATTTTAGTCACAAGAGCTCTAAGATGGGGTATATAGGAGtattatagataaaaataaaaattaagttaaactttttgAATATTCTTTTAAAGTGAGCATTCATTAATTTCTGTCATTTGGATAAATTGTAACAGATaactaaaaataattatataatgtaataaaaaatatgaaattaatttttaacaagCAACAGATGATGGACGAAACATTCTGCATCATGTTTTATAGACAATTTCAAATCAAAGTCATTTCATCTTGTCTCATCATGTTTTATCAGAATCgtattgaatttaaaaaaatgttaaaacaTCGACCAAACTGCCACAATGCATCATGGTTCAGACAATCGTCATCTGCACCATCTCTCCTGGTCTCCTATGTGTTACAAAATCCAAAACCATATGAAATCGGCTCGGTTCAAGCCAAAAAAAATAACACCAGATCAATTTCAAAGTCCTcgcaatttaatttttcattataTGATCTAAAAATGGACTATATAAAACATCTCAAATGAATTTAATTATCTTTACCATAATGATTACGAGCCGATGTCAAAAGAAATGACGTGTCACTTATGCTTAGTTTTCCAAAGACGTCATTTATAAAAATATTCATATCAATTTCTCTATAATATTTCTCGAATCTAAAATAAATcatctattttattaaatttagacatcACTTTTTCTACCCACTACATCAGCTACTCTAAGATTTTATTATCTGCCCCTAGAACATAACTCATACAATGGACGCATGACATTTCTGACATAATAATCAAGGGTCAATTCTCAACAACTAACGACTTAAAATTTACCCTATCATCTATCTAATGTTTGTATATCTATATTTACACCTCTCCATATTCATAAGGTCAACACTAAGGAGATCATTAATATAatctatttatatttttctaaaaaaattttatcttaatttttttttattgttttcttctatctttcattatttttatttttattttctcttataatatttatttttattatctaatttatccTCTTTATTTATCCTCTcccttaaattaaataatattttaatattaaaaaaaagatttttatttaaaattttagagaCGCTGCTCTCTTAAAATTAATCGATTAACTTGATTGACCTGATCTAGGGTGCAAACAAATCGAATTGAGTTGAatatgtaaaaaaatttaaagttcgaATTCGGGTCGAAATATATATATTCGAGTTTGAGCTTGATTCGAagctcaaaaaatttaaaatatttggtTCGAGTTCGATTCGAATTAGGGCTCGGGTTCAAGTTCGACTCGAAATATTCGAATATGTTcacgaactattcgaattattgctcaaaaataggttcgaaaggctcaaaatttatttatttaatatatatttaacttatattaataaatattaaggctcgctAACAGCTCGCGAGCGGCGCGAACAATATAATTTAGACTCGAGTTTGAACATGTTCAAGTTCGGCTcgattcgataaattcgaatacaaatcaaatatttttcgaactgactcaaaaagctcacaagccAGCTCGATTCGTTTGCAACCATAACTTGACCAAGCAGATCCAAGAGCCTATTCCCTTTTGTGAATTGGCCAAATTTGACTCTCACACAAGAATAAAGCAACCCCAAGGTGTAGAACAAACGATAGGTCTATGACATCTCTATCATAATAATCAGAGTTAattctcaagaactgacgacATAAGATTTAACTTACCATATGCCTAATGTCTGTGTACATATATATACCTCTCTCCATATCTATGAGACCGACACTGGGACGATTATACATTAAAGAGCCAGAGGAAGAAGCATACTTCAAGCTCtctcctttcctcctcttcctctcccgcTTCTCCAACCCTAAAAAATGGATTTTTATCCATCAATGGAGAAGGAGAAGACCCAGTCCCCGATCTCCTCCGCCAGCAGCAGCAGCAGTAGAAAtggagcggcggcggcggcggttccGTCATTGATCATTCCCAAATCAGTGCCAAAGTCTGTGGATGACAGCGCTTTCGTCACCACCTTTATCCAGGCCGACGCCGGATACTTCAAGCAGGCCGTCCAGATGCTCACCGGCTCCTCCGAAACCGCCGCCAAGCACCACCATCACTCGGCGCCTCCTCCGCTTCCCGCAAAGAACGGGGTCTCGGTTGCAGCCATGGCGACGGGGCCGAAGAAGCCGGCGTTCAAGCTCTACGAGCGCCGCGGGAGCCTCAAGAATCTGAAAATGATAAGCCCGATGATCCCCAGCTTCGCGGGGCCTTACTCTAGTTCCCCCCTCGGCGCCGCGTTCTCCCCGCGCAGGCAGCCGGAGATCCTTTCCCCCAGCGTGCTCGACCTGCCGTCGTTGACCCTCAGCCCCGTCACTCCGTTGATCCCTGATCCGTTCAACCGGTCGCCGCAGCCGAATCCGTCACCGGCGGCCGCAATCTCGGCCGAAGAGCGGGCCATCGCCGAGAAGGGATTCTACCTGCACCCTTCTCCTAGGACCACGCCGAGGGACGCGGCGCCACCGACGCTGCTGCCGCTCTTCCCGGTGACATCGCCGACGGCACCCGCTGCTTCCGCCGCCGCCTCTTCTTCCTGAGAGATGCTAGCTCCTCGTTTCGTGGTATGAGaatcaatcaatgattgaattgTACAAATTTGTTTCTGCAACTTCCTTCCTGCCATCTCCCTATTGGGCAATCTACAGCCTAATCGATCAAGCATGGGATGGATGATTCCTGCAAGATTTCGCTACCTTTTCTTCCACAAAAAAAACTCATTTTTATCTCATCCAATACTTATCTACTTGtcaattgtttaattttcttgtgaaTTTCCATGAGATTTCCTCGCAATTTTACTGTTCTTGACAGCACAGAAGACGAATCTGATTCACAATTCCACTTACTCCTAAATAGCTGCTTTCTTCCATTGACAACCTGTGACCTGCtttttcttgcttcttcttcttcttttgtcaTTTGGCAAGTATACCTAACCTTTGAGAAGTGTACAAACTCCTCAAAGTGGAGAATAACTTACAGTGATCATGAAGTCACGAGAGTTTATGTTTCATGATAGTAAAGGAATAAAAGCTTTCAGACTCGATGCCTACTTGTTCACGCATTAAAGCTGCCATTGACAATCTTCCTTATCTATTTGCAGCTGAAGTGAGTCCGGTGAAACAACTGAAAATGAAAGAATTGATAGGCAAACAACTTTTGAAATTTCTGAGAAAATGCAGTTGCAGGTTACGTTGAATTTAACAACAAAAGTAGAAAAAATTGGCAATCTTTTGGCCAAAGTTTCAAGCAACGCTGACAGATTTGACTGTCACTACTGGATTAGTTGTTGTTTTTAATTGATTAATCTTAGAGCAGAGAGGTTTCGTCCTGCTTAATGAGGATAAGATTGAAGCTCGTCTTGGTTTCTTATTCAACATCTTCCTTGACCAATTTTACGGTCCGATTTCTTTTTCATCGGTTCTCGCAATAAATCACGGAATTGCAGCATGTTTCGCCATTTCCCGGGATAAATCATGAAAGTGTTGCAGCCAATTATCGGCAGTGATCCATAGTCTTCATCCTCTGATAAGACCGCCCAAGGCTAA contains:
- the LOC122024452 gene encoding cyclic phosphodiesterase-like — protein: MAEDPTKAAKEVYSVWALPPDDVRDRIKRIMAALRSEFGGPAFEPHITVVGAISLAPDDALCRFRSACAALSRYPARVSAAARGTFFYQCVFLLVDPTPEVVATKSHSCIHFRYENSTPYMPHLSLLYADLPDEVKEKARLRVEELDKEITGINFEVAALALYRTDTEDKSLESWEPVEVYQLPPNPK
- the LOC122024451 gene encoding VQ motif-containing protein 4-like, which translates into the protein MDFYPSMEKEKTQSPISSASSSSSRNGAAAAAVPSLIIPKSVPKSVDDSAFVTTFIQADAGYFKQAVQMLTGSSETAAKHHHHSAPPPLPAKNGVSVAAMATGPKKPAFKLYERRGSLKNLKMISPMIPSFAGPYSSSPLGAAFSPRRQPEILSPSVLDLPSLTLSPVTPLIPDPFNRSPQPNPSPAAAISAEERAIAEKGFYLHPSPRTTPRDAAPPTLLPLFPVTSPTAPAASAAASSS